GCGCGGGGTTGTCCATGAGGACGAACTCGGCACCCGCGGGATCGATGCTTGCAACGAGGCCGAGGCCGATGATGACAGCAGGGTTCGGGAGGTACTCGCCGATGGTGGCGCTTGCGGTCTTGGCCGCGATGGCGAGAATAACGAGCGCCGCGAAGCGGGTGATAATGCCGTCGTCGACGACGCTCCCGATCGCCGGCGCGAGTGCGGCCTGGACTCCCGCGAGCAGTATCAGCGGAATCCCGACGAGCATGACGATCGTAGCCTGTTCCCGGGGCGTCCCGGACATCTCCGCGAGGATCACCGCGACCGTGGCGCTGCCACCGAAGATCAGCAGGCCGACCTGGACGGCACCGAGCGGATCGTCCAACGCGCCCGCGAGGATCAGCGCCGGGAAGACGCCGTCGATCAGCGGCAGCATCATCACCAGCGCTAACAGGCGGGTATCACCACCGACTATTCGCTCGAGGCGGAGTGCGACCGGGTGTCGTGACGTACTCATGAGTCAGGCTCGATGGCCATGACCCGAGGCCGGTGGGCAATAGGGTGGACGGTCCCGTCGCGACTGGTGAATCGGACACCAGTTCGTCCAGTTGCGGCCTCGCGCTGTGAATTGTTTTGTGAATTTCCCGAACTGAAGATTGGCGGCGTCACTGTCGACGCTCGTCCGGCCAACGGTTCGGGCACCACTGAAATTCACAGCGTACATACCCGTATCGACAACCGGATTCTCAATAAGCGTTGTGTGGGACGCGGTCGCATAACTTGCCGCATTCGCACCACTGGCTGCCAGATGCGGACGGGAATGTACACACCTGCGCTTGACAACTGTAGCTGAGAGCGGGATTTGGTCGACGAACGTCCACTCGGGGAGAGGGCACGATCAGATCACGAGTCCCTCGCACGGCACGCGGTCGTCCGCCCGCTTCGAGCGGAGGGATTCTCGCTTCCCGACGGCCACCCATCCCGTCACCGGATGCCGTTCTCTTACCGAGTGCCCCGACAACTGTTCACACCCAGTTCGTATCTCGCAACGCTTTTTGCTCGCGGGTTCGGACGGTTTACATGGCGAACGATATCCCTGAGCAGGGGCCTTATTCTTCGAAATTACAGGTACCGGAAGCGCTAACGTTCGACGACGTCCTCTTGCGGCCGAAAGAGAGTCGTGTCGAACCCGACGACGCCGACCTCACCACACACGTCTCGAAATCCGTCGAGGTATCGGTTCCAATTCTCTCGGCCGCGATGGACACCGTCACCGAGAGCGGCATGGCCATCGCGATGGCCCGCCACGGCGGCCTGGGGGTCCTCCATCGGAACATGAACATCGACGGAATGGTCGAGGAGATCGAACGGGTCAAAAGCGCCGACGAACTCATCATCCCGCTGGACTCGGTCGTCACCGCCGATCCCGAGATGTCCGTCCGCGAAGTCGACGAGCGAATGGCCCGCCAGGGCGTCGGCGGCGCACCGGTGGTCAACACCCGCGGCGAGGTGCTGGGGATCATCTCGAGTACCGACATCCGGCCCCACCTCGAGGTCAACGAGGACGACCCCGTCACCGAAGCGATGACCGACGAGGTCGTGACGGCCTCCGAGGATATCGATCCGCGCGACGCGTTCGAACTGATGTACGAGCACAAGATCGAGCGCGTGCCGGTCGTCGACGACGAGAACCTGCTGGTCGGACTCGTGACGATGCAAGGTATCCTCCAGCGTCGCGAGTACCAGCAGGCCGTCCGCGACGAGGACGGACGCCTCCGCTGTGGCGTCGCAGTCAGCCCCTTCGAACAGGAGCGCGCCGAGGCCGCCGACGAGGCCGGCGCAGACGTGCTATTCATCGACACCGCACACGCGCACAACTTGAACGTCATCGACGGCGCTCGAGAGATCAAAGAGTCCGTCGAGGCCGATGTCGTCGTCGGTAACGTCGGCACGCGAGAGGCGGCCGCGGATCTGGTCGAATTCGCGGACGGGATCAAAGTCGGCATCGGTCCGGGTTCGATCTGTACAACGCGAATCGTCTCGGGCTCCGGCATGCCCCAGATCACAGCCGTCGCACAGGTCGCGGACGTCGCAAACGAATACGACGTGCCAGTGATCGCCGACGGCGGGATTCGGTACTCCGGCGACGCGATCAAGGCGATCGCCGCCGGTGCGGACGCCGTCATGCTCGGCTCCTACTTCGCCGGCACCGACGAGGCACCGGGTCGCGTCGTCACGATGAACGGCAAGAAGTACAAGCAGTATCGCGGTATGGGATCGGTCGGCGCGATGAAATCCGGCGACAGTGACCGGTATCTCAAGGAAGAGCCGGACGAGGACGACGAGTACGTGCCGGAAGGCGTCGAGGCTGCGACGCCGTACAAGGGTACGCTCAAGTCCGAACTCCACCAGCTCGCCGGTGGGATGCAGTCCGGAATGGGCTACGTCGGCGCCGAGACGATCCCCGAGTTCAAAGAGCGCAGCGAGTTCGTCCGCGTCTCCGCGGCCGGACAGGCCGAGAGTCACGCCCACGACGTCGTCATCACCGACGAAGCGCCGAACTACTCGCCCGACAGCGAATAAGGAATCGATCAGAAACCCCCGGTCGGAGAACTGACTCAGACGAGTTCGGTCCGCCGAATCTTCCCGGTCGTCGTGGTCGGGAGGTCGTCGCGGAACGCTATCTCGCGAGGATATTCGTACGCCGCTAGTTTCTCACGGACCAGGTCCCGAATCTCCTCGCGCAACTCGTCCGTTCCCGTCACGCCGTCTACGGGCTGGACGACGGCCTTGATGATCTCGCCACGGGTCTCGTCCGGAACGCCGACGACGCCGACCTGTTCGACGACCTCGTGCTCGAGGATCGTCTCCTCGACCTCCCGCGGCGCGACGCGGTAGCCGCTCGTGATGATGAGTTCGTCATCCCGCGACGTGAACCAGCAGTAGCCGTCGTCGTCGCGTTCGGCCAGGTCGCCCGTGAGATGCCAGACGTCTCCATCCGGACCGTCCTCGAGCGTCACCGCCGCCGTCTTCTCCGGAGCATTCCAGTACGCTTCGAAGATCACGGGATCGTCGCCGCGTCGAACCGCTATCTCGCCGATTTCACCCGGATCGACGCGCTCACCCGTCTCCGAATCCAGTACGGCAACGTCGTGGCCCGGAGCCGGCTTTCCCATGCTCCCCGGCTTCGCCGGGAACCACTCACGGCAGTTGGTCACGAGCAGGTTCGCCTCCGTCTGGCCGTAGAGTTCGTTGACGACCACGCCCGAAAGCGCCTCGTCGGCCCACTCGAGAATCTCCCCGGTCAGCGGTTCGCCGCCGGAACAGATCGCCTCGAGCGAGAGGTCGTAGCGGTCACTGGGATTCTCGATACCCATCAGCATCCGGATCGCAGTCGGTGGGATGAAGGCGTCGGTAACGTCGAATGCGGCCATAATCTCGTAGGCGCGCTCGGGGTCGAACGACCCCATCGGATACCCCACCACTGGCTGACCGTAGTGCCAGGCGGGAAAGACGAGGTCGCCGAGCGCGCCGATCCAGGCCCAGTCGGCGGGCGTCCAGTAGACGCCGTCGCGAACGTCGCGCTCGAAGTACATCGTAAACGCCGGACAGTGTCCGAGCCAGACGCCGTGCGTATGGAGGACGCCTTTCGGCTCGCCGGTGCTGCCGCTCGTGTACATGATGATCGCGGGCGTATCGACATCCGTGTCGGCCAGTTCGAACGCCGTCTCGTCCCAATCGACGGCGGCCTCGAATCGCTCCGCGGCCGCGCCGCCGCCAGCGTTTTCGTCGACGGTATCCCCCTCGTCACCGACGACGAGGACGGACTCGAGGCGGGGACAGTCCGGAGCGATATCTCGCACCGTCTTCCACTGGCTCGCGTCGACGACGGCCACGCGGGCCTCGCTGTCGGTCAGCCGGTAGCGCAGCGCATCGTCGCCGAACAGCACCGACAGCGGGAGCGAAATCGCGCCCAGCTTCCAGCAGGCCAGGTGCGTGAGGACGTTCGCCGGCTTCTGCGGGACGACGACGGCGACGCGGTCGCCGCGCTCTACCCCGCGGGCCGAGAGGGCGTTCGCGACGGCGTTGGACCGCGCGTCGAGGTCGGCGAACGTGTACTCCTCGTGACCGTCCGCCGACGACAGCTGATAGAGCGCGACCTGCTCGCCGTCGTCGTGTTTACCGACCAGATCCGCGGCCGCGTTGAACCCCGGTGGAACGTCCCACGAAAACGACTCGCGAGCCTCCTCGTACGAGTCTCCGTCGACGGTGACGTAGTACGTCATACTGCTAGTTGGTCACATACATCACAAAATAGCCATCGACCGCGAGCGGCGACGACTCGACGATCGTCACTGCGCCGCGGGCAAAAATCGCTCGAACGGCGGCGCTACGGATCGATGTCCGGCGTCGAGAACGCTCCCTCGTCGATCTCGGGATCGTACTCCTCGAGTGCGGCCCGCACGAGTTCGAACACACCCCGTTTGCTCCAGCGGGCGGTGTTGATCGAGAGATCGTAGAACTCCCGTTCGTCGATGTCGATCTGGTAGTACGACTGGTAGCGGCCGGCCTCGCTGACCTCGCGGACGCGCATCTCGGCTTCGGTCTCGACGCGATCCTCGATCCGGTCCGCGCGAACGTCCTCGGGTGCATCGAGCCAGATTCGAAGGTCGGCCCGTTCGCCGGCGAGCCAGCCGGCGAGACGAGACTCGAGGATGAACGGCTTGTTCGCCGTTCCCCACTTCTCGGCGATCTGCTGGAGGCGCTGGTCGATCGCGCGATCGATCTCCTCGGAGGAGTCAGCCTGCGCCGTCAGCTGGCTGAGCGTCATGTCCTGATCCTCGGCGATCTCGCGGAAGATGTCGCCGCCGGAGACGTACGGACAGCCCATCGCGTCGGCGAGCTGTTCACAGAGCGTCGTCGCACCGCAGCCCGGTGGCCCGGAGACCGTAATAAACAGTGTCGTGTCGATCTCCACCGCTGCTGTCGAGTCCGTAGACATACGTGCTTGCTCACGGCTCTGCGTGAAAAACGGTCCGACTGGTCGCGCTACAAGAGCGACCAGCGCGGCGTATCGAGTTCGATGTCGACGTGCTCGAGTCGCGAATCCTCCGTGAGGGCGGCGACGACGTCTTCCTGTGGATCGGCCTCGCTGGTACTGACGAGCGTCATCTGGCCGCCGTACCGGGTGTCTTCGAGGTCCGCCTCGGACCACTCGAGTTCGAGTCTTGCGCGGCGAAACCGCGTCCCCTCGACGTGTCGGATCGACTCGAGGGCCTCGAGTGGGATCGCGAAGTTCTGCTCGGCTAGCGCCTCGAGGTCCTCGAGTCGGCTGTCCTCGAGGATGGCGCGGTCACGTTCACCCATATCGGCTCGGAGCAGCATGGAGCGGTACGATTGGCCGACGTAACACCAGACGAGTCGCTCGTCGGTGAGGACCAGTTCCCAGAACTCGATCGAGTTCGGTCGCTGGCGGAGCCACCGCGTGAGTCGCGCGATTGGTTCTTCGGTGGATGTCGTCATCGTTCGAACAGGGCGTGGAGGTCACTCGGGAGTTCACGTTCGGGGTTCGTGAACACCTGCGCGAGCAGCGAGACGAAGATGAACACGATCATCGCGACCAGCAACGAGATTGCCTCCGCCGGCACCTCGGGCGGGAACGGATACGTTGCCATGACGACGTTCTCGTTGAGCCAGACGACGAATCCGCCGCCGATGATGTCCGCAGCCTCTGGGATCACGTTGTAGACGATGTTGAACAGCATTCCCACGACGAGCGCAGCAATCGCCCCCCACTTCGACGCTCCTTTCCAGTTGAGTCCTAACACCACCACCGGGACGAACGCGGCGGCGAAGAAGCCCCAGCTAATCGCCCCCAGGATGCCGACCAGTGCCTGCGAGTAGAAGACGACGATCGTCGAGAGCACCGTTAGCATGGCGAGCGCGGCTTGCGTCACGCGGAGTTCGGTTTTATCGTCCGTGATCGGGCGCCCCAGTGCACGCGGAATGTCGCGCGAGATGGCCGCCGCCCCGATGTTGAGGAACGAGTCGCTCGTCGACATGATCGCCGCGAGCAGCGCGGCGAGGATCAGCCCCGCGATGACGCTCCCCGTGTGGTCGAGGACGAAGACCGGACCGACTTCGGACGCGGAGAACGTCTCCGATATCTCGCCGGCTTCGACCATCGCGCGCATCGAGAGCCCCGCCGAGAAGGCGATCAGACTCGAGATGGCGTAGGAAATGGCCGCGATGGGCGCACCCCATTTCAGGATCTTCATGTCGCGGCTCATGTAGAACTTCGTGATGAGGTGTGGCTGGCCCGCCGCGCCGACGGAAAACAGGATCCACCACGAAATGCCGACGAGAACCGCGACGGCCGGGGCTCCCAGGGCACCGAACGGCGAGATGAGGTTTGGATCCGCGCTGGCCAGATTCTGCGAGATGGTTCCCATACCGCCGCCGAAGGACATCGCGTAGGCGAAGACGAATCCCGCGCCGATGATCATCGTAATCGCCTGCAGGAAGTCGGTCCAGACGCCGGCGATCATCCCGCCGAGCATGCTGTACAGGAGGAGAATCAGGGCCCCACCGAGCAGGCCCCAGATGAGCGGAATGCCGAAGATGGCCCGCATGACGAACTGCAACGCGGCCAGGTTGACCGCGAGGTAGGCGATGACGCCCAGTGCGACGGCGACGCCGCCGAGTCCGCGAACCCACTCGCTCTCGTAGCGGACGTACATCGCGTCCGGTAGGGTCAACACGTTGCGGATGTCCGCGAGAATTCGCATTCGCTTTGCGAGGACGATCCACGTGAGCAGGAAGCCGAGCGGTGCCGTAAAGAAGATCCAGAGCGCGGTCGTCCCGAACGAGTAGACCAGTTCAGGACCGCCGACGAATCCGAATCCGGACTGGATCACCGAGAACGCCGTCAGCGCGAGGACCCACGTCCCGATGCTCTTGCCAGTGATCAGAAAGTCACTCGTCGACTCGGTTTGCATCCAGCCCCAGGCGCCGATTGCGATGACGATGAGGAGGTAGGCTGCTCCGAAGCCGATGATAATGGGATCGTCGGCGATCGGAATACCCTCCTCCTGTAGCGGAATTGGAGCCAACGAGAGCAGCGAGAACGCGTTACTCATTGCTCTCACCTCCTGTCGTCACTTCCCCGCCGTCGGCTGCGTCGGCGGTTTGTGTCGGCTGCTCCGGCGCCAGCGGGAACGACTCCTGGCGCTGTTGTTCACGGGCCGATTCGATGATGTCGTCGACGATCTCGTCGCTCGCAATCCGATCGAAAATCAGCGAGTAGTAGATCGCGGCGGTCAGCGGTAACAGCCAGATGAACCCGAAGTAGATGAGCGTCGAGACCGGGACCCCGAGCACGTAGCTGTACTCTGCGGTCCCCGGTTCCCACGTCAACCAGATCCCGCCGAGACCGATCAGAAAGAACGTCGCCAATGCTCCGATCAGCCCGGTATACGGGGCGAAATCCGGATCCCCGTCGCTCCGTTCGATCGTCGCGGACGCGATCACCGTGAGGATGACCGCCGCCCCGACGAAGGAAAATACCCTGTACAACCCGAGACTCGCCGTAAGCAGTGCGATCAGTGAGAGGACACCGAGCGCACCCATCGTTCGATTTCGTGCCATTGTGTTAGTGACTCATGTCGAAGTCGCTTCGCGTTCGATTCGGTTCTACCCGCCGTACAACCCATTCCCGGGAGACCGTTCCCGATTCCAGTGATCGTCGCTACAGCGGTGCATCACAGCTCGCTCGAGCGAACTCTCCATTGGTGACCACCACAATACTACATGCCACGCACCAGATCCCAGAGAATGTGCTTGTTAACATGTCAACAGCCATCTCGAGACGGGACCCGAAACGGCCCTCGAGTCGTCACTCCAGAATGAGGTGTATTGACGACAGAGTCACAGAAAAGTCGAAAACGGCCGTCCCGGATTATCCGATCGTGAACGCGTTGTCGCAGGCTGTACAAGTCATTCGGAACGCCCCCTCGTCGGTGAGCTCGAGTCCGTGTCCGACCTCCTCCTCACAGTCCTGACAGAAGATCATCGACTCGATCTGGTCCCAGTCGTGTTGGGCCCCGGGTGCGCCGAAGGCGAATCCGACGACCGGGTCGTCGCCGTCGTTGTATCCCTGCTGGAACTCTCCCGGCGCGAACCGAATCACCTCGTCTTCCTCGACGGTAACCTCGCCTTCCTCGGTGTCGAACGTCGCGGTCCCTGATTGGACGTAAAACACCTCCTCCTGGTCGTGGTGGGTGTGATAGCCGCCGGAAAAGGACTCGCCGGACTCGAGTTCGAAGTAGTTCATCGCGAAGTCCGAGAAGCCGAGCGCCTGCGATATCGGCCGTCTGATCGAGTGGACCTCCATCGGGTTGGTCTCGATGTCGACGTCGTCGATTGCGGTTTTCTCCATACGTGCGTGTGTTTCCCTCGCGTGTCATAAACCGCACGGTACCGTGTAACAAGCACCGGGACCGACCCTCGGAGTCGCGAAGAGTAACGCCTACGTTCGCTCGCTCCCGAGCATCAGGTGTGAATCGCCGTACGCTACTTCAGTCCGCCGGAGTGGCGGCCGCCGTCGGGCTCGCGGGCTGTGTCGACGGCGTCCGAGAGCACTTCGGACTGCAGGGCATCATTCCGATGGAAATCCACAACGAGGGCGACCGCTCTCGGAACCTCCACCTTCAGGCTCGAGAGCGCAACGGAGGCCGCGAGAGCTACGAGCAGAGCTACTCCGTTGGTCCGGGCGAGACCGTCGGCCCACCCCACCTCGACGAGACGGAACAGAGCTTTCGCGCCGCCATCATCGAGAACGAGGAAGAGGCGACGGTCAGAGCGGTCTCGATCACGCCCGACACCTCACTCGTCGTGATCCGAATCTCCGAGGACGACCTCGTCGTCGAAGTCCAGCGCAATGAGGGCGAGGACGAAATTGCAGACGGAACAGAGGACGCAGATGACGCGGACGACGAGCCAAGCGAGGAAGACGGGGACGGTAGCGACGAGAACGAAACTGACTCCGACGACGAGTAATCGCGCTTTTGGTGCTGTTGTACGGATATCTACCCCGCCGTGTGTAGTACTGGATACCGACTTACACGCTCTCCACGTCGAGTTTCAGGGATACGGGTGGTACGCCCGCTCGAGTCGCGGCTCGAACCCGAGATCGTCCGGCACCGTTCGCGCCCGCTCGCCGAAGAAGGGGTCGCCGGTGAACAGCGGCTGTGCGCCCGGGACCACGACACGAACGGCCTCGAATCCGACGCGTTCGACGTCTCGAGTCGTCAGTCGCGCCGCGTAGGGCGTCAGATCGGCGTCGGCCGTCCGTGAAACGAGCGCCTCGAGTGCCTCCAGACCCGACGGAACGGGGTCCGGACCGACGCTCGCGGCCGGAATCGTCCGCTCGACATCGACGAACGATCGAACGGACTCCGGGAAGGCGGCGTACTCGCCGATCGACCCTGAGGCGTCGGCGGCCTCCTCGGGACCGAGGCCGCGCAGTTCCGTCCAGTTCTGCAGCGCCTCCTCGAGCGCCGAGCGCGCGGCCGCCGTTGCGTCGAGTCCCGCTGCGGAGCCGACGGCGAAGGCCGGCCACCCGTCGTCCGTCGGCTCGAGATCGTCCACGAGTGTCTCCGGATCCCGGTGGACAGCAACGGCGACCACGGGAACGTCGATATCCTGCGTGACGAGCAGCGGCGTCACCGACAGCCCCTCGCTTCGGGCGCGGCGCTCGAGAACGTCGAAGGTATCGTCCGCGACCGACAGACCGAGCGGCTCGAACGAGGAGTACCACGCGAGCATGGTCGCGTCGCGCTCGAGTACCTCCGTCAGCCCCGAGAGCAGCGCATCGACGGTCGAGGAGCCGAGTCCCAGTCCGGTCGTGATTGCCGGGACGAGGCGCTCGCCGGGCTGAGGGAACTGGACCGCGGCGGCGGGAAGGTGGACCGACTCGCCGGTCGCGAGGTTTTCCCCGGGAACCCATCGGTGTTCGTCGCTCGCGTCGTACGTCGGCGCGTCCTCGGGCCGCACGAGGTCAGTCGGTGAAACCACGTTCTCGAGGTCGCCCTCGCTCGCGTGAACGAACTCAGTATCGCGATAGACGCCGGCGCAGTAGCGCTCGAGACCCTCGCCGACGGCTTTCATCAGCGCCGCGTTCCAGTCGTCGGCGACGCCGGCGGCCTGCGTCGGCGCGCTGGCGTCGCTGAAGGTCGACGTGTCCGCCATCGTCGCGAGGTAGTACGGGACGGGGAACGACGCGACCTCGCCGATGCTCGAGACGACGCCGACCCGGTCGTCGATCGCCGCCTCGGCGTGCTCGACGGCCGCGTCGAGTCCGAGCGAGTCATCGTCGCGCTCGAGCGTTCGATCCCGCTCGCCGTCCTGACAGTCACAGCCCGGCACCGGCAGCACGCGCCGTCGCT
Above is a window of Natronorubrum tibetense GA33 DNA encoding:
- a CDS encoding DUF5794 domain-containing protein; amino-acid sequence: MSTSRHPVALRLERIVGGDTRLLALVMMLPLIDGVFPALILAGALDDPLGAVQVGLLIFGGSATVAVILAEMSGTPREQATIVMLVGIPLILLAGVQAALAPAIGSVVDDGIITRFAALVILAIAAKTASATIGEYLPNPAVIIGLGLVASIDPAGAEFVLMDNPALVANAVLAAGVGVAFALAIALGGPYLRGCMDIDRFRFGSAVALGLLPLSMLGMAFGQAPLAALLVAGVFAIDLPLERDSGDNAADGDESPTDSLGALTDGGGSDGDDADSSDDDSDSGPYPGDDSTDTQGRAPWL
- the guaB gene encoding IMP dehydrogenase → MANDIPEQGPYSSKLQVPEALTFDDVLLRPKESRVEPDDADLTTHVSKSVEVSVPILSAAMDTVTESGMAIAMARHGGLGVLHRNMNIDGMVEEIERVKSADELIIPLDSVVTADPEMSVREVDERMARQGVGGAPVVNTRGEVLGIISSTDIRPHLEVNEDDPVTEAMTDEVVTASEDIDPRDAFELMYEHKIERVPVVDDENLLVGLVTMQGILQRREYQQAVRDEDGRLRCGVAVSPFEQERAEAADEAGADVLFIDTAHAHNLNVIDGAREIKESVEADVVVGNVGTREAAADLVEFADGIKVGIGPGSICTTRIVSGSGMPQITAVAQVADVANEYDVPVIADGGIRYSGDAIKAIAAGADAVMLGSYFAGTDEAPGRVVTMNGKKYKQYRGMGSVGAMKSGDSDRYLKEEPDEDDEYVPEGVEAATPYKGTLKSELHQLAGGMQSGMGYVGAETIPEFKERSEFVRVSAAGQAESHAHDVVITDEAPNYSPDSE
- a CDS encoding AMP-binding protein is translated as MTYYVTVDGDSYEEARESFSWDVPPGFNAAADLVGKHDDGEQVALYQLSSADGHEEYTFADLDARSNAVANALSARGVERGDRVAVVVPQKPANVLTHLACWKLGAISLPLSVLFGDDALRYRLTDSEARVAVVDASQWKTVRDIAPDCPRLESVLVVGDEGDTVDENAGGGAAAERFEAAVDWDETAFELADTDVDTPAIIMYTSGSTGEPKGVLHTHGVWLGHCPAFTMYFERDVRDGVYWTPADWAWIGALGDLVFPAWHYGQPVVGYPMGSFDPERAYEIMAAFDVTDAFIPPTAIRMLMGIENPSDRYDLSLEAICSGGEPLTGEILEWADEALSGVVVNELYGQTEANLLVTNCREWFPAKPGSMGKPAPGHDVAVLDSETGERVDPGEIGEIAVRRGDDPVIFEAYWNAPEKTAAVTLEDGPDGDVWHLTGDLAERDDDGYCWFTSRDDELIITSGYRVAPREVEETILEHEVVEQVGVVGVPDETRGEIIKAVVQPVDGVTGTDELREEIRDLVREKLAAYEYPREIAFRDDLPTTTTGKIRRTELV
- the cmk gene encoding (d)CMP kinase; the encoded protein is MSTDSTAAVEIDTTLFITVSGPPGCGATTLCEQLADAMGCPYVSGGDIFREIAEDQDMTLSQLTAQADSSEEIDRAIDQRLQQIAEKWGTANKPFILESRLAGWLAGERADLRIWLDAPEDVRADRIEDRVETEAEMRVREVSEAGRYQSYYQIDIDEREFYDLSINTARWSKRGVFELVRAALEEYDPEIDEGAFSTPDIDP
- a CDS encoding sodium:solute symporter family transporter, with product MSNAFSLLSLAPIPLQEEGIPIADDPIIIGFGAAYLLIVIAIGAWGWMQTESTSDFLITGKSIGTWVLALTAFSVIQSGFGFVGGPELVYSFGTTALWIFFTAPLGFLLTWIVLAKRMRILADIRNVLTLPDAMYVRYESEWVRGLGGVAVALGVIAYLAVNLAALQFVMRAIFGIPLIWGLLGGALILLLYSMLGGMIAGVWTDFLQAITMIIGAGFVFAYAMSFGGGMGTISQNLASADPNLISPFGALGAPAVAVLVGISWWILFSVGAAGQPHLITKFYMSRDMKILKWGAPIAAISYAISSLIAFSAGLSMRAMVEAGEISETFSASEVGPVFVLDHTGSVIAGLILAALLAAIMSTSDSFLNIGAAAISRDIPRALGRPITDDKTELRVTQAALAMLTVLSTIVVFYSQALVGILGAISWGFFAAAFVPVVVLGLNWKGASKWGAIAALVVGMLFNIVYNVIPEAADIIGGGFVVWLNENVVMATYPFPPEVPAEAISLLVAMIVFIFVSLLAQVFTNPERELPSDLHALFER
- a CDS encoding cupin domain-containing protein, translated to MEKTAIDDVDIETNPMEVHSIRRPISQALGFSDFAMNYFELESGESFSGGYHTHHDQEEVFYVQSGTATFDTEEGEVTVEEDEVIRFAPGEFQQGYNDGDDPVVGFAFGAPGAQHDWDQIESMIFCQDCEEEVGHGLELTDEGAFRMTCTACDNAFTIG
- a CDS encoding YcaO-like family protein → MDIHVVGDDPVRAAVVAALGDVDVSVVNASADEIADARFAIVSDVAGSATFDRANEAARAGGTPWIAVEIGGVGGQSLAAVDAAVSGFAAATGCFDCLRHRVASNVAEGTTTAQPTGDRSAARLAGAVAGRECVRVLSGDEESVIGHVVELPHQRRRVLPVPGCDCQDGERDRTLERDDDSLGLDAAVEHAEAAIDDRVGVVSSIGEVASFPVPYYLATMADTSTFSDASAPTQAAGVADDWNAALMKAVGEGLERYCAGVYRDTEFVHASEGDLENVVSPTDLVRPEDAPTYDASDEHRWVPGENLATGESVHLPAAAVQFPQPGERLVPAITTGLGLGSSTVDALLSGLTEVLERDATMLAWYSSFEPLGLSVADDTFDVLERRARSEGLSVTPLLVTQDIDVPVVAVAVHRDPETLVDDLEPTDDGWPAFAVGSAAGLDATAAARSALEEALQNWTELRGLGPEEAADASGSIGEYAAFPESVRSFVDVERTIPAASVGPDPVPSGLEALEALVSRTADADLTPYAARLTTRDVERVGFEAVRVVVPGAQPLFTGDPFFGERARTVPDDLGFEPRLERAYHPYP